In Ignavibacteria bacterium, the sequence GCTTACAGTATTATACTTTTCGTAATACCTGTTCCGGTAAATATTGGTAGGCCTGTTTTGAGTTACCTTGGGTTTTTTATCAAACCTGAACAGGTCATTTACATTATTACGGGTAATAAGCAGGTAAATAAAACCAACCAAACCGCCGCCAAGATGAGCAAGATGAGCAACACCTGTGTTGCTTCCAACTGAAAGCAGCTCTATAGCCATGTAAATAATTACAAAGTATTTTGCTTTTATGGGGAAAAGGAAATATAAGAAAATTTCCCTGTTCGGGAACAGCATTCCAAATGCTACAAGAATACCGTATACTGAGCCTGACGCTCCGACAGTCGGGAGGTTCAGCCCGGTGAATAAAGGAGTAAGGAGTATTGTAGCAAGTCCTGCACCAACCCCGCACATCAGGTAGTACATCAGGAATTTTTTAGAGCCCCAGATATTTTCCAGCTCCATTCCGAACATCCATAGCGCGAACATATTTAAGAAAAGATGCCAGAAGCCGCCATGCATGAATATATAAGTGAAAAGCTGCCACGGGTAAAAAGGAAATACTTCACTGCCTATAGGATTAAGTGCAAAATACTTCAGGAAAAAAACTGAAAGAGGTACACCGCCAACTTTGAACCCCGCAAAGATAAAATGCTGGAAAATAAAAATGGCAATGTTGGATATCAGCAGGTATTTAATTACCGGCGGAAAAAATGAGAATCCTCCGAACATTGAAGGTCTGTTATACCTCATATTATAATTTCCATACCTGTCTTTTTGTGAATTAATAAATCTCATTAATGCTGAAGCAAAAAATTATTGTGCTAAATATTTAATTTCTTCCTGCGCCTTTTCAAGATCCTCAGGAAAATCTATTTCCATGCATTTATATTCTGA encodes:
- a CDS encoding rhomboid family intramembrane serine protease; this translates as MRYNRPSMFGGFSFFPPVIKYLLISNIAIFIFQHFIFAGFKVGGVPLSVFFLKYFALNPIGSEVFPFYPWQLFTYIFMHGGFWHLFLNMFALWMFGMELENIWGSKKFLMYYLMCGVGAGLATILLTPLFTGLNLPTVGASGSVYGILVAFGMLFPNREIFLYFLFPIKAKYFVIIYMAIELLSVGSNTGVAHLAHLGGGLVGFIYLLITRNNVNDLFRFDKKPKVTQNRPTNIYRNRYYEKYNTVSGGNDISDAEYFSKDDKTGETITQEKIDEILDKIGKDGYQNLTEEEKRILFEASKKMH